Proteins from a genomic interval of Lycium ferocissimum isolate CSIRO_LF1 chromosome 2, AGI_CSIRO_Lferr_CH_V1, whole genome shotgun sequence:
- the LOC132046759 gene encoding phytosulfokines 3 produces MSKASTSFFFIILVLCFTLSYASRPEPAFHGATLNKIDQHQDVVESKQVATEESCKGGQDEECLERRNLAAHLDYIYTQNQNP; encoded by the exons ATGTCTAAAGCTAGTACCAGTTTTTTCTTCATCATCCTTGTCCTCTGTTTTACCCTGTCATATGCTTCTCGACCCGAGCCAGCTTTTCACGGGGCCACCCTCAACAAGATTGATCAACACCAG GATGTTGTGGAATCAAAACAAGTTGCAACTGAAGAGAGCTGCAAAGGAGGCCAGGATGAAGAATGCTTAGAAAGAAGGAATTTAGCTGCTCACCTTGATTATATCTACACCCAAAATCAGAACCCCTAG
- the LOC132046760 gene encoding protein PHLOEM PROTEIN 2-LIKE A10-like, whose amino-acid sequence MALNYADLKLVRKSLDYTRRKRNWVVALGALGVTYGAYRAYCSPSMVRKREKVLKLIGAFVSLAEMVSDSADVIGIVSKDLKEFISSDTDQIPRSLKQISKIAKSDEFSQSIVKVTSAMTVGVVRGYQQENAKNCVSGAANSGLFDNVLDKLFSDAGSGFASVIVGSFARNLVLAFYSVKKGNGTDSDIKYSVPGWVDVLCQDKSRELIGKCVQLFVSTAVAVYLDKTMNINAYNEIFSGLTNPNHETKMRDMLVAICSGAIGTLVKTSHQVLTSSDMDVGMNTHTTSKIYSSLPLSFKAKKFLDEDQNMYTGWTKKVSSTLAMQRNRRFILDLTARVTFESVRSFLEFVLEKLRECLRKSIDVVQEEVETTLRRSVDVIQEEVVDRSVEACRYVSGKSSTAVSVCLTLCLHILNGPWILVPN is encoded by the coding sequence ATGGCTTTGAATTATGCGGATTTAAAATTAGTACGTAAAAGTTTGGACTATACTAGGAGAAAAAGGAACTGGGTTGTTGCTTTGGGAGCTCTTGGTGTCACTTATGGAGCTTATAGAGCTTATTGCTCACCTTCGATGGttagaaaaagggagaaagttTTGAAGCTCATAGGTGCTTTTGTTTCTTTAGCTGAGATGGTGTCTGATTCTGCTGATGTAATTGGGATTGTCTCTAAAGATCTGAAGGAGTTTATTTCCTCCGACACTGATCAAATTCCAAGAAGTTTGAAACAGATTTCCAAGATTGCTAAATCAGATGAGTTTTCACAATCTATAGTTAAGGTCACAAGCGCGATGACCGTGGGAGTTGTTCGAGGTTACCAGCaagaaaatgcaaaaaattGTGTGTCTGGGGCTGCAAATTCTGGTCTTTTTGACAATGTTTTAGATAAGTTGTTTTCTGATGCAGGGTCTGGTTTTGCTTCTGTAATTGTTGGGAGCTTCGCGAGGAATTTGGTTCTTGCTTTTTATTCGGTTAAAAAAGGCAATGGTACTGATTCGGATATTAAATACTCTGTTCCAGGATGGGTTGATGTTCTATGCCAGGACAAGAGCAGAGAACTAATAGGGAAGTGTGTACAATTGTTTGTGAGTACTGCAGTTGCTGTTTATCTTGACAAGACAATGAATATCAATGCTTACAATGAAATCTTTTCTGGGTTGACTAACCCCAATCATGAAACCAAAATGAGAGATATGCTTGTTGCCATATGTAGTGGTGCAATTGGAACTCTTGTGAAAACTTCTCATCAAGTTTTGACAAGTAGTGACATGGATGTCGGTATGAATACGCATACAACTTCGAAAATATACTCTTCTTTGCCACTTAGTTTCAAAGCCAAGAAATTTTTAGACGAAGATCAGAACATGTACACCGGGTGGACGAAGAAAGTATCTTCTACTTTGGCAATGCAAAGAAATAGGAGGTTTATTCTTGATTTGACTGCGAGGGTCACCTTCGAGAGTGTTAGATCTTTCCTTGAGTTTGTACTGGAGAAGTTGCGCGAGTGTCTGAGAAAAAGCATAGATGTTGTTCAGGAGGAAGTTGAGACTACTTTGAGAAGAAGTGTAGATGTTATTCAGGAGGAGGTGGTCGATAGGAGTGTTGAAGCTTGCAGGTATGTGAGCGGGAAATCTTCTACTGCTGTCAGTGTATGCCTCACTTTGTGTTTGCACATACTTAATGGTCCTTGGATCTTGGTTCCAAATTAG